CCTCCAGACCGAAGGCAACGACGGTCGCGTCGTCACCGCCGACGGCCGCCAGCTGCTCGACGAGGTCGCCGACGACGTGCTGGAAGAGCTCGACCGACCGGAACTCGAACGCTACGCCTGAAAGCCCTCGCAGCCGACTGGCGTCGGCTGCTCGCCCTTTTCATGTCCGCCGCGAGAGCTTTGCTCTCGCTAAGGCCCGCCGCGAGACGGCCAGCGGTCGCTGGCCGCTCGTATGGGCAACGCCAGCGCTTTCCGCAGTCGCGGGCAATTCGCCCGCGACAAACCGTCCGCAACTACACAGCTACCGCCTTATTGAGGCCCCAAACCTCCCCGGTCGCGCGCAGTTCTGCGCGCGACACGCTTCCTGACCGCCGCGCGGTGGCCGTGAGCGCCTTTCATGGCGCGAGCCGGGGAAGGGCAGGCTAGCCGTTCGCGACTTCGCGAGCGGCTACAGAAAGCGTCGGCGTAACCCACGCGGATGCCGCGCCGATCGGCGCGGCTCCCGCAAGGCGGTCCTGGCGGAATACTAAGGGCGAGCGGCGAACGCCAGTTCGCCGCGAGGGCTTAGTAGTAGTAAGGCTTTCAGTGGCGCGGCCAGTACTACCACGTACCATGAGTGGCGAGCCATCAGACGACGAACTGGAGAAGCTCCGACAGGAGAAAATGGAACAGATGCGCGAACAGGCCGGCGGCGAGGGGCAGCAAGAGGCCCGCAAGGCACAGCAGGAACAGGCCGAGGCCCAGCGCAAGGCCGTCCTCCGTAAGCACCTCAGCGACGGCGCGCGCAAGCGACTGAACACCGTCAAGATGTCCAAGCCGGACGTCGCCGAGAAGGTCGAACAGCAGGTCGTCGCGCTGGCCCAGAGCGGCCGCCTCGGCGGCGAGCAGATCGA
The Halapricum salinum genome window above contains:
- a CDS encoding DNA-binding protein is translated as MSGEPSDDELEKLRQEKMEQMREQAGGEGQQEARKAQQEQAEAQRKAVLRKHLSDGARKRLNTVKMSKPDVAEKVEQQVVALAQSGRLGGEQIDEDQMRDLLKELTPDSKSFNIRHR